TGTCTTCCGGGTGGTTGCCTTGCATTCTGCGGGCATGGATCTCGCGGAGACGACACCAGCCTCTGCCAAGAAATCGGATTTTGGGGCCGGGGAGGGGCATAGCCGCTCCCGGCTGTTACTTGCGCTTGAACATCTTTTCCATTTCGCGCCGGCCAAAACGCACCGTCACCGGCCGGCCATGGGGGCAGTAGTCGCGTTCCGGAGCCTTGGCCCATTGGGCCAGCAGAGCGACGGCCTCGTCGTCGGTCAGCCGCGTGCCGGCCTTGATGGCCGTCTTGCAGCTCATGAGCACCCACAGATCCTGCAATGACTTGGACTGCCCGGTCAGGGCCGCGCCAAGGTATTCCCGGGCTTGTCCAACAGTGAGCCCCGGCGGCGCGCCGGTGATGGCGGCCATGCCCGGACGCGGCGTTTCCACCACAAAGCCCATGGCCCGAAGCTCGGTAAAAAGCGTCTGGAGCCGGGCCTGCTCCGAAGCATGGAGCGATATTTCCACCGGCATCCCGAGCGGCCGGCTGTGGCCCCGGCTGCCGCTGGCCTCCATGGCGGCGTAGATGACGCGCTCATGGGCGGCGTGCTGGTCCACCAGCACGAGCTCCCGGCCGAAATCCACAATGAGATAGGTGTCGTCGAACTGGCCCAGATAGCGCAGCCCCGGGGGCAGGGCCGATTCCAGTTCTTCAGGGGTGCGGGCGCGCAACGCCGTTTCTTCAGCGGCATAGCCGGCGTCGCCAGCGTCCCGGGCGGCCGCTGCCCGGCGGGCCACGGCCGGTGGATCATAATGGCGCGCTTGTCCGGTCGAGCCGGGCTGCCCGGCCTGTCCGAACTGGCCGGGCCGGGTCAGGGCGGCCGGGGCTTCCGCCACCCCGGAAGCCGGTCGGCCGGCTCCTGGGGTCCCTGGCAGGGGCGGCAGGGTTTCGGCAAACGAGGTGCGCCCAAAGCCTGACCCGTCGGGCAGGGACGCGGCCGACGGCGTGGTTTCATGGGGCGACGGCGCGTCGACGCGCACCAGCTCGTCGAGAAAATCTCGGCGGCTGGCGAATTTCGGCGCTTCGCCGTCGGCTTTGACCCACGGCTGGGGGGCCGGCACGGTGCGAAGGACCAGCGCTTTGTCCAACGCCGCGCCAACAGCCCGGCGCAAGTGCAGAAAAATGGTCTGTTCGTCCCGAAAGCGCACCTCGGTCTTGGCCGGGTGGACGTTGACGTCGAGGTCCTGCGGGTCAATCGTCAGGAAAATGACCACCTGTGGGTATTCCCGGGCCAGCAGCCGGCCTTTGTAGGCCTCGCGCACGGCAGCCAGGAGCACCCGGTCAAGGACGGGGCGGCCGTTGACGTAGAAATACATGCGGTCGGCCTTGCCTTGGGCCTTGAGCGGCTTGCCGAGTACCCCGGTCACGCTCACGCCGTCGGCAGCGTAGGCCACGTCGAAAAGATCCTCGGTGATGGCCGGCGGCCACAGGCCGGCGAGCCGGG
This window of the Desulfovibrio sp. TomC genome carries:
- the mutL gene encoding DNA mismatch repair endonuclease MutL — translated: MSNATTHRTIRILPPELQNQIAAGEVVERPASVLKELMENSLDAGASRIEASIEGGGRTALIVSDDGGGMTPEELPLALTRHATSKITSMAELETIASFGFRGEALPSIASVSRFRIASRHEAFEEGAFVAVENGRILERGPAALAKGTRIEVRDLFAAVPARLKFLKSEAVETKRATELFARAALTRLDVAFKLTVGGRTVLRFPAGQTLTARLAGLWPPAITEDLFDVAYAADGVSVTGVLGKPLKAQGKADRMYFYVNGRPVLDRVLLAAVREAYKGRLLAREYPQVVIFLTIDPQDLDVNVHPAKTEVRFRDEQTIFLHLRRAVGAALDKALVLRTVPAPQPWVKADGEAPKFASRRDFLDELVRVDAPSPHETTPSAASLPDGSGFGRTSFAETLPPLPGTPGAGRPASGVAEAPAALTRPGQFGQAGQPGSTGQARHYDPPAVARRAAAARDAGDAGYAAEETALRARTPEELESALPPGLRYLGQFDDTYLIVDFGRELVLVDQHAAHERVIYAAMEASGSRGHSRPLGMPVEISLHASEQARLQTLFTELRAMGFVVETPRPGMAAITGAPPGLTVGQAREYLGAALTGQSKSLQDLWVLMSCKTAIKAGTRLTDDEAVALLAQWAKAPERDYCPHGRPVTVRFGRREMEKMFKRK